One window of the Pseudobdellovibrionaceae bacterium genome contains the following:
- a CDS encoding helix-turn-helix domain-containing protein, whose product MGLYYNRKEVGKLLAEYRASVGLSQQDVASYFGYSSPQHISNIETGKSPASLEAFRGFTELYRIDKQIIAKLLIEGLKMRICEILNIKESEL is encoded by the coding sequence ATGGGACTTTACTATAACAGAAAAGAAGTGGGAAAACTATTAGCTGAATATCGAGCATCAGTTGGGCTCTCCCAACAAGACGTTGCCAGTTACTTCGGCTATTCTTCTCCTCAACATATTTCAAATATCGAAACTGGGAAATCACCAGCTTCTCTAGAAGCCTTTCGTGGTTTTACAGAACTCTACCGTATAGATAAACAAATAATAGCAAAGCTATTAATCGAAGGGTTAAAGATGCGCATCTGTGAAATACTTAACATTAAGGAGTCAGAACTGTGA